Genomic segment of Aliiroseovarius sp. M344:
GCGTGGCTGGTTCTGCGCGGCGTATTTCTTGCCACGCAGGCCGAGCTAAATTGGTTTTATGGCGGCGGCGCCGGGCGTTTCTGGCCGGAGCTTTGGTCACGGTTTGAAGAGCTGATTCCCGAAGATGAACGTGTCGATATGATCGCGGCCTATAACCGGCGTTTGTTTTCCGGCAATAAGCAAGATGAAGCGCGATACGCCAAGGCCTGGACCGGGTGGGAAAACGCGCTGGCATCGATCCAGAACACCGGCACGATGATTGACAGCCCTGCGGACTATGCACGCGCCTTTGCCCGGTTGGAGAACCACTATTTCACCCACGGCGCATTTCTTGAATCGGACGGCAAGATCCTGCGCGATATGCCAAAGATTGCTCATATACCAGGCACGATTGTACAGGGTCGCCACGATATGATCTGCCCTCCCACCACCGCGTGGCAACTGCATCAACGCTGGCCGTCTTCGGACCTGCGGATGATCCATATGGCTGGCCATGCCTTGTCCGAGCGCGGCATCGCAGATGAGCTTGTGTACACGATGGAAAAATTGGCGCGGCAACGCGATACTTTGGGCGTGTAAGAGACTCGGCTTGCATCCCACCTGCAACTGACCTATATCCTTCTTCAACAGCGGCGCTTCGGCCTCCACCCCCGAAGCTCCACCGGAAATTCCGACGGGCCTGCTGGCCCGTTTTTTTGTTTTGGAGATGCGTGTGAGCAACCTTGTTGCCAAAGCAGCAATAGACCGTCGGCTGGCCGATATCGTCGATCCCGTGATCGAAGGGATGGGCTTTGAGCTGGTGCGTTTGCGTCTGATGGGGGGCAACACGCCCACGTTGCAGATCATGGCGGAACGCCCAGAGGGCGGCATTGAGGTTGACGAATGCGCCGAGATTTCGACCGCGGTCAGCGCCATTCTGGATGTGGAAGACCCGATCGAGGACAACTATACCCTTGAGGTCGGATCACCCGGCATTGATCGCCCACTGACTCGCCTGAAGGATTTTGCAGAGTGGAGCGGCTATGTCGCCAAGATCGAAACGTCCGAGCTGATCGACGGCCGCAAGCGTTTCAAAGGCACATTGGCCGGGGTTGACGGCAACGAGGTTCTGATCGAGATCGAGAACAAGGGTGAAACCGTGACCATCGGGCTCGATTTTGATTGGCTGTCAGAGGCCAAACTGGTCCTGACCGACGACCTTATTCGCCAAGTTCTGAACCAGCGTAAGGATGCTGGCCAGATCGACGAAAAGCAATTTGACGAAATTCAA
This window contains:
- the pip gene encoding prolyl aminopeptidase translates to MDKAAGKNNATARLHPPIDPFDRRLLDVGDGHKVYVEQSGNPDGIPVVVLHGGPGGGSSPAMRRFFDPDDYRIILFDQRGCGRSRPHACIEANTTWHLVRDIEHIRLTLGVDRWVVFGGSWGATLALIYAQAHPARVAWLVLRGVFLATQAELNWFYGGGAGRFWPELWSRFEELIPEDERVDMIAAYNRRLFSGNKQDEARYAKAWTGWENALASIQNTGTMIDSPADYARAFARLENHYFTHGAFLESDGKILRDMPKIAHIPGTIVQGRHDMICPPTTAWQLHQRWPSSDLRMIHMAGHALSERGIADELVYTMEKLARQRDTLGV
- the rimP gene encoding ribosome maturation factor RimP; this translates as MSNLVAKAAIDRRLADIVDPVIEGMGFELVRLRLMGGNTPTLQIMAERPEGGIEVDECAEISTAVSAILDVEDPIEDNYTLEVGSPGIDRPLTRLKDFAEWSGYVAKIETSELIDGRKRFKGTLAGVDGNEVLIEIENKGETVTIGLDFDWLSEAKLVLTDDLIRQVLNQRKDAGQIDEKQFDEIQEITGSEED